CGCGAACTCGCGCGGATCGCGTCGGCCGACGTGCTCGGCATGCTCGACGTGACCGAGGTGTGCAAGTCGCTCACCGCGGTGTGGGTCGCGGTGCTGCAGGCCGCGTTGGACGTTGTGACCCGAGCCAACACACCGGATTCCGGTGTGCCCGCGCGGATCGCGGTGATCGGCATGGGCCGGCTGGGCGGCGGCGAACTCGGCTACGGCTCCGACGCCGACGTGATGTTCGTGTGCGAGCCGAATTCCGGTGTCGAGGAATCGGTTGCGGTGCGGTGGTCGGTGAGCGTGGCCGAGCAGGTGCGTGCCCTGCTGGGGACGCCGAGCGCGGATCCGCCGCTGGAGGTCGACACCGGGCTGCGCCCCGAGGGCCGCAGCGGGCCGCTGGTGCGCACGCTCGCGTCGTACGAGGCGTACTACTCGCAGTGGGCGCAGCCGTGGGAGATCCAGGCGCTGCTGCGCGCACACCGCGTCGCCGGTGATCTCGAACTCGGCGAGCGGTTCCTGCTCATGGTCGACAAGACCCGGTACCCGGAGGGCGGCGTCTCGGCCGAGGCGGTCCGGGAGATCCGTCGCATCAAGGCGCGGGTGGACGCCGAGCGCCTGCCGCGCGGCGCCGATCCCAACACCCACACCAAACTCGGCCGCGGCGGGCTCGCCGACATCGAGTGGACCGTGCAACTGCTGCAGCTGCGCTACGCGCACAAAGTGCCTGCGCTGCACAACACGTCGACGTTGGAGACGCTCAACGCGATCGGCGCGGCCGAACTCGTCGCCGAGGGCGATGTGGAACTGCTCCGCGAGGCGTGGTTGACCGCGACCAGGGCCCGCAACGCGCTGGTGCTGGTGCGCGGCAAGCCGACCGATCAGCTGCCCGGCCCGGGCCGCCAGCTCAATGCGGTGGCGCTGGCGGCGGGGTGGGGCAGCGACGACGGCGGCGAGTTCCTCGACAACTATCTGCGGGTGACGCGGCGGGCGAAGGCCGTGGTCCGCAAGGTTTTCGGCTGAATCAGCGTCTGCCGCGCACGGAGTCGAGCGCGAACGCGCCGCCGCCGATCGCGAACAGCAGCAGGAAGCCGAAGCAGAACAGCACGGTGGGTTCACCGCCGTTCTCCAGCGGTAGCAGGCCCTTTGGTTGGTGCTGCCAGAAGTACGCGACGGCCATGTGGCCGCTGGCGATGAACGCCGCGATCCGGGTGAACAACCCGGCCATGATCAGCAGGCCGAGGACGAGTTCGATCACGCCGGCGTACCAGTACGGCCAGGTGCCGACGGGCACGGCGCCGTTGCCGGAATCCACCGGCCAGGCGAAGAGTTTCGATGCGCCGTGTACGGCGAACAGGAAACCGAACACGATGCGGAAGATCGCCACCACGACGGGGGAGTAGGTGGCGAGCCGGGTGTCCAGATTGGTCGTCATGCTCAGACCATACGCGTTGGATCGGCTCGGGTTACATCTCCAACAGCACTGTTACCGGCCCGTCATTGACCAGTTCCACGTGCATGTGCGCGCCGAAAACTCCCGTTTCCACGGTCGCACCCAGGCGTCGCAACGCCCCGGTGAACTCGGTGACCAGCGGTTCGGCCGCCGGGCCCGGTGCCGCGGCGTTCCAGGATG
This region of Mycolicibacterium goodii genomic DNA includes:
- a CDS encoding DoxX family protein is translated as MTTNLDTRLATYSPVVVAIFRIVFGFLFAVHGASKLFAWPVDSGNGAVPVGTWPYWYAGVIELVLGLLIMAGLFTRIAAFIASGHMAVAYFWQHQPKGLLPLENGGEPTVLFCFGFLLLFAIGGGAFALDSVRGRR